One Vairimorpha necatrix chromosome 7, complete sequence DNA segment encodes these proteins:
- a CDS encoding xenotropic and polytropic retrovirus receptor 1-like protein: protein MKFSTLLKSNKLQGWEQFYLQYSKLLNYLKKDKHKFKSLLQSEFTKITDFFNDIENQTDEQRKILFKIISVTLTDNKLEEKHFKNKLKHRQLREKMDKIKEEEDKLNKLRELSLQSKTNTSNSIVNLNEDLSVGGEESDYENIHIIEKTKSKEQKERKKQKFLNFDSFIINAPFEKRKKEKAFHELLQAINSVKSFRDINYMGLKNIIRKYMFKNGSDEFSSDFLKKLHQSHFGKSKKIEKMQKDVRFVYKKVFVLDDNLQAQNIFKRIGKKDKPHPFITFFIGVSLTILLFLICITDLNQNQKVKIIASNIALLQLGGFLFGLCELLFVKFNINYNHIFNFDVISNLSPVNFLLFLSITLNITFLACFLFIEKIPNILIYGLIFLPISIIILPFDILWYKSRLYFISVFIGTFFSGFRKVYFKNFFFADVFQSFTPCLKTLCFELGLPKTYFSVIFLNNIWPSVRILQCFNRYMETKSSFPHLLNMSKYCLVFLAGIFNALYNLDNNELNHRWKIFFCFSSSSFSLLWDFFLDWTIFRTKKIYPLYYYKIGSLFNLISRYAWILLEMKYIENEFLLTVIEIIRRFVWALFRVENEHVNNCTNDRSKMGFLFSKELFFIKDSNTYKTPNDNIQTIETLAEEV from the coding sequence atgaagtTCTCAACGTTACTTAAATCAAATAAGTTACAAGGATGGgaacaattttatttacaatacagtaaacttttaaattatctaaaaaaagataaacataaattCAAAAGTTTACTACAAAGcgaatttacaaaaataacgGACTTTTTTAACGACATTGAAAATCAAACAGATgaacaaagaaaaattttatttaaaattatttccgTTACATTAACGGACAATAAATTAGAAGAAAAacactttaaaaataaattaaaacatagACAACTTAGAGAAAAAATggataaaattaaagaagaagaagacaaattgaataaattaAGGGAATTAAGTTTGCaatcaaaaacaaatactTCGAACAGcattgtaaatttaaatgaaGATTTGAGTGTTGGGGGCGAAGAAAGCgattatgaaaatattcatattatagaaaaaacaaaatcaaaagaacaaaaagaaagaaaaaaacaaaaatttttaaattttgatagTTTCATAATAAACGCGCcttttgaaaaaagaaaaaaagaaaaagctTTTCATGAATTACTCCAAGCTATTAATTCTGTAAAGAGTTTTAGagatataaattatatgggtttaaaaaatataataagaaaatacATGTTTAAAAATGGCAGCGATGAATTTAGTAgcgattttttaaaaaagctACATCAGTCCCATTTTggaaaatctaaaaaaattgagaAAATGCAAAAAGATGTTAGATTTgtgtataaaaaagtttttgtATTAGATGACAATTTACAAgctcaaaatatttttaaaagaattgGGAAAAAAGATAAACCACATCCatttataactttttttataggGGTGTCTTTAACTATTTTactgtttttaatttgtataACTGATCTTAatcaaaatcaaaaagTCAAAATAATAGCGTCAAATATTGCACTTCTCCAGTTAGGtggatttttatttggatTATGtgaattattatttgtaaaatttaatataaattataatcatatttttaattttgatgtaatttcaaatttatccCCTGtgaattttcttttgtttctttctataactttaaatattactTTTCTtgcttgttttttatttattgaaaaaattccTAATATCTTAATTTATGGTCTAATCTTTTTACCCATctctattataattttaccATTTGATATATTATGGTACAAATCTAGattatatttcatttcAGTATTTATAGgaacatttttttctgGTTTCAGAAAAgtctattttaaaaattttttctttgctGACGTATTTCAAAGTTTTACTCCGTGTCTTAAAACTCTTTGTTTTGAACTAGGTCTTCccaaaacatatttttctGTTATCTTTCTAAACAATATTTGGCCATCTGTAAGAATTTTACAATGTTTTAATAGGTACATGGAAACAAAATCATCATTTCCGCATTTGTTAAATATGTCTAAATACTGTCTAGTATTTTTAGCCGGCATTTTTAATGCTTTGTATAATTTGGATAATAATGAACTCAATCACAGatggaaaatttttttctgtttttcATCTTCTTCCTTTTCTCTCCTATGGGATTTCTTTTTAGATTGGACAATTTttagaacaaaaaaaatttatccgttatattattataaaattggttcgttatttaatttaattagtCGTTATGCTTGGATACTATTGGAAATGAAATATATAGAAAACGAGTTTTTACTTACTGTGATAGAGATTATAAGGAGATTTGTATGGGCATTGTTTCGTGTAGAGAATGAACATGTGAATAATTGCACAAATGACAGATCAAAAATGGGGTTCTTATTTTCTAAggaattgttttttataaaagattcGAATACTTATAAAACGCCAAATGACAATATTCAGACTATTGAGACACTAGCAGAagaagtttaa
- a CDS encoding palmitoyltransferase, carnitine acyltransferase: protein MSYDKKEKRLKILCIHLLLYVSSFLYFIHVYSSFYEYLVFLIVLYINFLSLINLLLVNPGYICKKIKNMNIKEEVCYENGIEVLKNFIESHWVLIIKKSGDQVTYKYCEECNIYKIKGISHCYDCNCCVHEMDHHCYWLDTCIARNNIREFYVYLFTNIFIISYFSLFVNYLYNLTYELDNSLYRFIFYFISFLLLTCYLFLFILSLFSIYYLYLAITGIKSREFIKNIKRTDKIKVRACLMEYLVDHKIISCNSNHNTI from the coding sequence ATGAgttatgataaaaaagaaaagaggttaaaaatattgtgtatccatttattattgtatgtatcttcatttttatattttatccaTGTTTATAGCTctttttatgaatatttaGTCTTCTTAATTGTTCtctatataaattttttatcacttataaatttgttattAGTTAATCCTggatatatttgtaaaaaaattaaaaatatgaatattaaagaagaaGTGTGCTATGAAAATGGCATAGAAGTgctcaaaaattttattgagaGTCATTGGGTCCTCATTATTAAGAAATCTGGAGATCAAGTaacttataaatattgtgAAGAgtgtaatatttataaaataaaaggtATAAGTCATTGTTATGACTGTAATTGTTGTGTACACGAGATGGATCATCATTGTTACTGGTTAGATACTTGTATAGCGAGAAATAATATCAGAGagttttatgtttatttatttacaaatatttttattatatcttatttttcattattcgtaaattatctttataatttaacaTACGAACTTGATAACAGtttatatagatttatcTTCTATTTTATCTCTTTTCTCCTACTTActtgttatttatttctgtTTATATTGTCTTTGTTTTCTATTTATTACCTTTATCTGGCAATTACAGGTATAAAATCAAgagaatttattaaaaatattaaaagaacagataaaataaaagtaagAGCTTGTCTTATGGAATACTTAGTGgatcataaaattatttcgtGCAATTCCAATCATAATACTATATAA
- a CDS encoding GATA transcription factor, with translation MKNNTEDNENKKNSCNNCGTKITPLWRRGIDGSYLCNACGLYLKIHKRNRPHEFKTDSFKHRNRAKKDLFLMTHLVGYDPLYINQFQKHQTYEGFNNYKHYKEQMYNGNNYRISDFSKSFKAYDTPSSLENMSDDEDDTMAAVEALLKISKSSK, from the coding sequence atgaaaaataatactGAAGAtaatgaaaacaaaaaaaatagttgCAATAACTGTGGAACAAAGATAACGCCTTTGTGGAGACGAGGTATCGATGGAAGTTATTTATGTAACGCATGTGGtctatatttaaaaatacataagAGAAACAGACCACATGAATTTAAGACCGATTCATTCAAGCATAGAAATAGAGCCAAAAaagatctttttttaatgacaCACTTGGTAGGATATGATCCGctttatataaatcaatTTCAAAAACACCAAACATATGAAGGTTTCAATAATTACAAACACTATAAAGAACAAATGTATAATGGAAATAATTATAGAATTTCTGATTTTTCTAAGTCATTTAAGGCGTATGACACACCAAGCTctttagaaaatatgagTGATGACGAGGATGACACAATGGCTGCTGTAGAAGCATTACTTAAAATTTCGAAATCTTcgaaataa
- a CDS encoding phosphoinositide phosphatase yields MSFLLYHKHSCKINYQTDTGAVTIMNKDQRDILNDLIENINFNFILGIILIDNVEHLGLVLESELVGIYENTDLYKILKVEFLPMDKIDNDDTSFCLKHLIHTNDFYIAKNNFTDDEFIWNLHMIQNFMNCKAENGKIILKHSPDNKKQNFNIGFLICGFFTTKTFRIDNDFFSMKLLSLVSGNKMGTRLLSRGIDLEGNVSFFVKTFFETKRNNKKFFNMSILRGSIPLFWKQKNKGINGKLYFTGNRREMEASFDKHFNKLNNKYGKIHVITLLGEKKDEKILSDAYTDLLQNKNIKFTSFDLNSHISEFDNLKNLFFWHLEKIDRDDLVYRVNCIDCLDRTNLAQFLICKYKLDKILRNSTLDKVLQECWTENGNALSNLYTGSDVMKKELSLKQKRSFMGMFDDFVISATRLINNRFTDKQKNKTINLLLGKNLVDM; encoded by the coding sequence ATGTCTTTCCTTCTTTATCACAAACAttcttgtaaaataaattacCAAACGGACACTGGTGCTGTTACAATAATGAATAAAGACCAAAGAGATATTTTGAATGatttaatagaaaatataaattttaattttatcttaGGAATTATTCTTATAGACAACGTAGAGCATCTCGGGCTAGTATTGGAAAGTGAACTGGTAGGCATCTATGAAAACACAgatttatacaaaattttaaaggtGGAATTTCTTCCAATGGATAAAATCGATAATGATGACACGTCTTTCTGTTTAAAACATCTTATACATacaaatgatttttatatagcaaaaaacaattttaccGATGATGAATTTATCTGGAATTTGCACAtgattcaaaattttatgaattgTAAAGCAGAAAACGGAAAAATTATTCTAAAACATTCTCcagataataaaaaacaaaattttaatataggttttttaatatgtgGATTTTTTACTACTAAAACATTTAGAATTGATAATGACTTTTTTTCTATGAAATTATTATCACTTGTTTCTGGTAATAAAATGGGGACAAGACTTTTATCCAGAGGAATAGATTTAGAGGGAAATGtatcattttttgttaaaactttttttgaGACAAAAcgtaataataaaaaattttttaatatgtctATACTTAGAGGCTCAATTCCATTGTTTTGGAAGCAGAAAAACAAAGGAATAAATGGCAAATTGTATTTTACAGGAAATAGAAGAGAAATGGAAGCTTCTTTTGATAAgcattttaataaattaaataataaatacgGAAAAATTCATGTAATAACTCTTCTGggagaaaaaaaagacgAGAAGATTTTAAGCGATGCGTACACAGATTTATTACagaacaaaaatattaaatttacatcTTTTGATTTAAATTCGCATATTAGCGAGTTtgacaatttaaaaaatttatttttttggcATTTAGAGAAAATAGACAGAGATGATTTAGTCTACAGAGTGAATTGTATTGATTGTCTCGATAGAACAAATTTGgcacaatttttaatttgcaaatataaactagacaaaattttaagaaatagTACATTAGATAAAGTTTTACAAGAATGTTGGACTGAAAATGGAAATGCGCTTAGTAACTTGTACACTGGATCAGATGTTATGAAAAAAGAACTAtctttaaaacaaaaaagaagttTTATGGGAATGTTTGATGATTTTGTGATCTCGGCCACAAGATTGATCAACAATAGATTTACTGATAAACAGAAGAATAAGACGATAAATTTGCTTTTGGGTAAAAACTTAGTAgatatgtaa
- a CDS encoding protein TEN1, which produces MFNFINKFQSSQKIYSYGKIISIKESVYILEYKGSFVKVYSKDLYYVGDWLIFYGNIDGDTINAEYLENISGVDCTIMEKFIDFLNNNIVN; this is translated from the coding sequence ATGTTTAATTTCATAAACAAATTTCAAAGCAgccaaaaaatatattcttatGGTAAAATTATAAGTATCAAAGAATCAGTATATATTTTGGAGTATAAAGGATCATTTGTAAAGGTCTATTCTAAAGATTTATACTATGTAGGAGACTggttaatattttatgggAATATTGATGGAGATACTATAAATGCagaatatttagaaaatatttcaggTGTTGATTGCACTATTATGGagaaatttatagatttcttaaataataatattgtaaattaa
- a CDS encoding D-aminoacyl-tRNA deacylase (DTD), translating into MKIICQKVKYAICKTETDILNIIGYGLVIFVGVNENDTIENVEFLAKKVLGIKIYDMATKTVIEKNQDILLIFEKKLSDTIVKSKAEEIYNLFYEKLTDGYPCGVVRRGSFEMSFKINICNQGPFTIILNK; encoded by the coding sequence ATGAAAATCATATGTCAGAAGGTAAAGTATGCCATTTGTAAAACAGAAACAGATATACTCAATATTATTGGCTATGGACttgttatttttgtagGAGTAAACGAAAATGATACGATAGAAAACGTAGAGTTCTTGGCTAAAAAAGTTCTTGGTATTAAAATCTATGATATGGCAACCAAAACTGtcattgaaaaaaatcaagatattttattaatatttgagaaaaaattatcagaCACAATTGTTAAAAGCAAAGcagaagaaatttataatttgttttatgaAAAGCTCACGGACGGTTACCCCTGCGGAGTAGTTAGACGAGGATCTTTTGAGATGTCGTTCAAgattaatatttgtaatcAGGGCCCGTTCACcatcattttaaataaataa